Proteins from a genomic interval of Diaphorobacter sp. HDW4A:
- a CDS encoding IS66 family transposase — protein MVVEPQSLQSLSAEELRELTTRLMTQLRHQSALLDKLTHENALLKRMKFAAQSERFNPEQKSLLEDEIEADLAAVATEIDALQEAQAPAKVEEKKVPKRAPLPANLPRREIRHEPDSTTCACGCQMKRVGEDVAEKLDYVPGVFSVERHIRGKWACAKCETLTQVPVDPHIIDKGIPTTGLLAQVLVAKYADHLPLYRQEAIFGRAGLAIPRSTLAQWVGACGVQLQPLVDAMRNELLQHRVLHADETPVSMLKPGNGKTHRAYLWAYATGAFENTKVIVYDFCESRSGEHARRFLGDWRGSLTCDDFSGYKALIASGVTEVGCLAHARRKFFDLHAANQSQIAEFALQQFGRVYEIEREVKELSADQRRAIRQQQTKPLLDALHQWMLLQRQKVPEGSASAKALDYSLRRWVALTRFVDDGQLPLDNNWIENQIRPIAIGRNNWLFAGSLRAGQRAAAVMSLIQSARMNGHDPYAYLRDVMARLPMQRASRIHDLLPHRWQSTTASNL, from the coding sequence ATGGTGGTCGAGCCTCAATCCCTGCAGAGCCTGAGCGCAGAAGAGCTGCGTGAGCTGACCACGCGCCTCATGACGCAGCTGCGCCACCAGAGCGCGTTGCTGGACAAACTCACGCACGAGAACGCGCTCTTGAAGCGCATGAAGTTCGCAGCTCAATCCGAACGCTTCAACCCCGAACAGAAGAGCCTGCTCGAAGACGAGATCGAGGCCGACCTGGCAGCCGTGGCCACCGAGATCGATGCGCTGCAAGAAGCGCAGGCGCCCGCCAAGGTTGAAGAGAAGAAGGTTCCCAAGCGCGCGCCGCTGCCAGCCAACCTGCCGCGGCGCGAGATCCGCCACGAGCCCGACTCGACCACCTGTGCCTGCGGTTGCCAGATGAAGCGCGTGGGCGAGGACGTGGCCGAGAAGCTGGACTATGTGCCTGGCGTCTTCAGCGTCGAGCGCCACATCCGGGGCAAGTGGGCTTGTGCGAAGTGCGAGACGCTCACCCAAGTCCCCGTCGATCCGCACATCATCGACAAGGGCATCCCCACCACCGGGCTGCTGGCGCAGGTGCTGGTGGCCAAGTACGCCGATCACCTTCCGCTGTACCGCCAGGAAGCGATCTTTGGTCGAGCTGGTCTCGCGATCCCGCGTTCCACGCTCGCTCAGTGGGTGGGCGCGTGTGGCGTGCAGTTGCAGCCACTTGTGGATGCCATGAGAAACGAGCTGCTGCAGCACCGCGTGCTGCATGCCGATGAGACGCCGGTGTCCATGCTCAAGCCGGGCAACGGAAAGACGCACCGGGCCTACCTCTGGGCCTATGCCACGGGTGCCTTCGAGAACACCAAGGTGATCGTCTACGACTTCTGCGAATCACGCTCGGGCGAACATGCCCGGCGCTTCCTGGGCGACTGGAGAGGCAGCCTCACCTGTGACGACTTCAGCGGCTACAAAGCCTTGATCGCCAGCGGCGTGACCGAGGTCGGTTGCCTGGCGCACGCGCGGCGCAAGTTCTTCGATCTGCATGCAGCTAACCAGAGCCAGATCGCCGAGTTCGCGCTGCAGCAGTTCGGTCGGGTCTACGAAATCGAGCGCGAGGTCAAGGAGCTCAGCGCCGATCAGCGCCGGGCCATCCGGCAACAACAAACGAAGCCGCTGCTCGATGCCTTGCACCAGTGGATGCTGCTGCAACGCCAGAAGGTGCCCGAAGGTTCAGCGAGCGCCAAGGCGCTGGACTACAGCCTGCGGCGCTGGGTGGCGTTGACCCGGTTCGTCGACGATGGGCAACTGCCTTTGGACAACAACTGGATCGAGAACCAGATCCGGCCCATTGCCATTGGTCGCAACAACTGGCTCTTCGCTGGCAGCCTGCGCGCGGGCCAACGCGCCGCCGCCGTCATGAGCTTGATCCAGTCAGCGCGCATGAACGGGCATGACCCCTACGCCTACCTGCGCGATGTGATGGCACGTCTGCCCATGCAGCGCGCCAGCCGCATCCATGATCTTTTGCCACATCGCTGGCAGTCCACCACTGCTTCAAATCTGTAG
- the merR gene encoding Hg(II)-responsive transcriptional regulator, with amino-acid sequence MSLPLPHAHPGLTIGDLAKAAGVNVETIRFYQRKELMPEPERPQGSIRRYDQNDLSRLHFIKTAKRLGFSLDETAQLLQLDDGASCAQARTHAESKLAEVQLKLADLHRMEAVLSELIDLCSSGRGKVRCPLIAAMERQSPPLQI; translated from the coding sequence ATGAGCCTTCCTCTTCCGCATGCCCACCCCGGCTTGACCATTGGTGATCTGGCCAAGGCGGCCGGTGTCAATGTAGAGACCATACGGTTCTACCAACGCAAGGAGCTGATGCCCGAGCCAGAACGGCCCCAGGGCAGCATTCGGCGATATGACCAGAATGACCTATCGCGATTGCATTTCATCAAGACTGCGAAGCGGCTGGGGTTCAGCCTGGATGAGACCGCGCAGTTGCTGCAACTCGACGATGGTGCGAGCTGCGCTCAAGCCCGTACACACGCAGAGTCCAAGCTCGCCGAAGTTCAACTCAAGCTTGCAGACCTGCACCGAATGGAAGCCGTACTCTCTGAACTGATCGATCTCTGCAGTTCTGGGAGAGGCAAAGTCCGTTGCCCGCTGATTGCGGCAATGGAGAGGCAGTCGCCTCCGCTACAGATTTGA
- the merT gene encoding mercuric ion transporter MerT, with protein sequence MSTKSTDISARATGGGKALIAGGLSALLASACCLGPLVLIMLGISGAWISTLTLLEPYQPLFIGAATIALIFAARRIWRPVVACEAGQVCQRPMVSLSYKVLFALVTLLLVAALVFPLFAHWFY encoded by the coding sequence ATGTCAACAAAATCTACAGACATTTCTGCCCGTGCCACTGGCGGTGGAAAGGCCTTGATCGCGGGTGGCCTGTCCGCGCTCCTTGCGTCCGCCTGCTGCCTTGGCCCTCTGGTGCTGATCATGCTGGGCATCTCTGGAGCATGGATCAGCACGTTGACGCTGCTGGAGCCGTACCAACCACTGTTCATTGGTGCAGCCACTATCGCCTTGATCTTTGCGGCGCGCCGGATATGGCGCCCGGTTGTGGCCTGTGAAGCGGGACAGGTATGTCAGCGGCCGATGGTCAGCCTCTCCTACAAGGTGCTGTTTGCCCTGGTGACCCTGTTGCTGGTGGCCGCGCTGGTGTTCCCCCTGTTCGCCCACTGGTTCTACTGA
- the merP gene encoding mercury resistance system periplasmic binding protein MerP, whose translation MKRLIMTTAALLLLTPGWAAQQSVTLSVPGMSCATCPITVKKALTQIDGVIGVKSNLAKRETTVVFDDTKVKVDVLTKATTEAGFPSSVAPAKP comes from the coding sequence ATGAAGCGGTTGATCATGACCACTGCAGCACTCTTGCTGCTGACGCCCGGCTGGGCTGCCCAACAAAGCGTCACTCTGTCGGTGCCCGGCATGAGTTGTGCCACTTGCCCCATCACGGTGAAGAAGGCACTGACCCAGATCGACGGAGTCATTGGCGTCAAATCCAACCTGGCCAAACGAGAGACCACGGTGGTCTTTGATGACACCAAGGTCAAGGTGGACGTGCTGACCAAGGCCACCACGGAAGCTGGATTCCCGTCATCTGTTGCCCCGGCAAAGCCGTAA
- a CDS encoding GDCCVxC domain-containing (seleno)protein, with protein sequence MDLILDSVLTCPECGHAKNETMPTDACQWFYECESCHTVLRPKPGHCCVFCSFGSVPCPPIQAGGDEACCGSKT encoded by the coding sequence ATGGATTTGATCTTGGACTCTGTTCTGACGTGCCCTGAGTGTGGGCATGCCAAGAACGAAACAATGCCGACGGACGCGTGCCAATGGTTCTACGAGTGCGAAAGTTGCCACACGGTCTTGCGCCCAAAACCGGGCCATTGTTGTGTGTTCTGCTCGTTCGGTTCGGTGCCGTGCCCTCCAATCCAGGCCGGTGGCGACGAAGCTTGCTGCGGCTCCAAAACGTAG
- a CDS encoding RNA-directed DNA polymerase produces the protein MRPQLLALRAANQYRTRDIMAYLGLRYYFANQCARRDRWAEEVSPHLVINRSSSAYFQSLHFKDIRVDGQVGYRDIFLPGPNESFAEAALLAECSRHAAFRAPDFVFSYRLAEGEDTQGLYKPYFTGLQERQQQIAAVCKADVGQIVRYTDIKRFYPNISGELAISAWLKACDVAQIASLFRDLGTKLLANHALVCQNAAHGKGLLTGPMFSHLIANLVLRDVDETMSAAFPNRYFRYVDDVVLVGSTVGVAAGRAQLAGMLSELGLDLHDAGAGKDFELAARDWLIGEADFSGNDSQGWMFFVRDLKQFLISQAPSRANLATKFSEEGFRIPLPDYSVEVSDARYQDRFFGQLRRYPWLLSKIFRQTTPSALLLSARILRTEFTERLLHFLEAGQNLDVYARKRVISKIRYFAGRLLYLAKAEDLPLIAERLRQYPELVMLAEILHAVGTRDITRLLKMGGNAAQSAAQPLKLIPGEITCQVQSWGPAERQGLAILRANGISVAGPADDELNRFALWNERGHQLMQSGDPFIQEVACLHGISNHPRHPAILQTALDRGEELAFDATTPIDTY, from the coding sequence ATGAGGCCGCAGTTACTCGCACTGCGTGCAGCCAATCAGTATCGCACTCGCGACATCATGGCCTACCTTGGACTGCGCTATTACTTCGCCAATCAGTGTGCACGCAGGGATCGCTGGGCTGAGGAGGTGTCTCCACATCTCGTGATAAATCGAAGCAGCAGCGCCTATTTCCAGTCCCTGCACTTCAAGGATATTCGCGTCGACGGCCAAGTAGGCTACCGTGACATCTTTCTGCCCGGACCCAATGAGTCGTTCGCGGAAGCTGCATTGCTCGCTGAATGCAGCCGGCACGCAGCATTTCGCGCCCCCGACTTCGTCTTCAGCTATCGTCTGGCAGAAGGTGAAGACACTCAAGGTCTTTACAAGCCTTACTTCACGGGCCTACAAGAGCGGCAACAACAAATCGCGGCGGTATGTAAAGCCGACGTTGGTCAGATCGTACGCTACACCGACATTAAACGCTTTTACCCAAACATCTCCGGCGAGCTGGCAATCAGCGCCTGGTTGAAGGCGTGCGATGTAGCTCAGATAGCCTCCCTATTTCGTGATTTAGGCACAAAGCTTTTAGCCAACCACGCACTGGTATGCCAGAACGCTGCTCATGGCAAGGGGCTACTGACCGGCCCTATGTTTAGTCATCTGATTGCCAACCTTGTGTTGCGTGATGTTGATGAAACCATGTCCGCAGCCTTCCCAAATCGTTACTTCCGCTACGTGGATGACGTGGTGCTGGTGGGGTCAACAGTAGGTGTTGCCGCAGGCCGCGCGCAATTGGCAGGAATGTTGAGCGAGTTAGGACTTGACTTGCATGACGCCGGAGCCGGAAAGGACTTCGAACTTGCTGCGCGGGATTGGCTGATAGGAGAGGCTGATTTCAGCGGCAACGACTCACAAGGTTGGATGTTCTTCGTCCGCGACCTTAAGCAATTCCTTATTTCACAGGCTCCCTCTCGTGCCAATCTTGCAACCAAATTTTCTGAAGAGGGCTTCCGGATTCCGTTGCCAGATTACAGCGTTGAAGTCAGTGATGCGAGGTATCAAGATCGCTTCTTTGGCCAACTACGGCGTTATCCGTGGCTGCTAAGCAAGATATTCCGGCAGACTACGCCAAGTGCGCTTTTACTCTCTGCGCGGATTCTGCGTACGGAATTTACCGAACGTTTGCTTCATTTCCTTGAGGCCGGCCAAAATTTAGATGTTTACGCGCGCAAGAGAGTCATCTCTAAAATTCGTTATTTCGCAGGCCGACTCCTCTACCTTGCCAAAGCTGAAGATTTGCCTTTGATTGCAGAGCGACTGAGGCAATACCCAGAGCTCGTCATGCTTGCAGAAATACTCCATGCAGTCGGCACACGAGACATAACGCGCCTTCTAAAAATGGGCGGCAATGCAGCCCAATCGGCCGCTCAGCCATTGAAACTTATTCCCGGCGAAATCACTTGCCAAGTCCAATCCTGGGGTCCTGCCGAACGTCAGGGTTTGGCCATTTTGCGAGCAAATGGCATCAGTGTCGCTGGCCCGGCCGACGATGAACTCAATCGTTTCGCCTTGTGGAACGAGCGCGGGCACCAGTTGATGCAGTCAGGTGATCCCTTCATCCAGGAGGTGGCCTGTCTTCATGGGATTTCCAATCATCCCCGCCACCCCGCGATTCTTCAGACAGCGCTAGATCGCGGTGAGGAGCTCGCCTTCGACGCGACGACGCCCATTGATACGTACTGA
- a CDS encoding O-methyltransferase, with protein sequence MAPEDEALRSALAANADAGMPTHDVSAVQGKFLALIVSLSQAKRVLEIGTLGGYSTIWMARALPTNGVITTIEVDPERAKVAAKNCESAGCGDKVDIRTGAASDVLPQLQGPYDLIFIDADKPNNPNYLEWALKLARPGTVIVGDNVVRGGAVVGSDSQDGNVRGVRAFIDMLSKNERLDSTALQTVGEKGWDGLTISIVKS encoded by the coding sequence TTGGCTCCAGAAGATGAGGCGCTACGCTCCGCACTTGCTGCGAACGCCGATGCCGGGATGCCGACACATGACGTATCTGCCGTGCAAGGAAAATTCTTGGCGCTCATCGTTAGTCTCAGCCAAGCCAAGCGCGTGTTAGAGATTGGTACGTTAGGTGGATACAGCACTATCTGGATGGCACGAGCCCTACCAACAAATGGAGTTATCACCACCATTGAAGTCGACCCGGAACGGGCCAAAGTCGCGGCCAAGAACTGTGAATCCGCTGGGTGCGGAGACAAGGTTGACATTCGTACTGGTGCCGCATCTGATGTGTTGCCTCAGCTTCAAGGGCCCTACGACCTCATCTTCATTGATGCGGACAAACCAAACAACCCAAACTATCTGGAATGGGCGCTGAAGCTCGCACGTCCCGGAACCGTCATTGTTGGAGACAACGTGGTTCGAGGCGGCGCAGTCGTGGGCTCGGACAGCCAAGATGGCAACGTCCGAGGAGTCCGAGCATTCATCGATATGCTTTCTAAGAACGAGCGCCTGGACAGCACTGCATTGCAAACCGTCGGTGAAAAGGGTTGGGATGGTCTGACGATATCTATCGTCAAAAGTTAG
- a CDS encoding porin yields the protein MKISYHAAFGVLSALLVPSAQAQSSLSIYGVLDAGVTYLSNSGGHSRTSLDSSPSKPSRLGIRGSEDLGEGLSAIINLEAGILTDTGTQFDANTFWNREASVGLTSRTWGTIKAGRMPDLSYTDLGILDGTPMIEGGMQSGYTGFSRPAGQAGAPPPVDLHYGGARYNNAIKWYNQFGAVRAGLMYAMGSENRTDKMYGAMLRYSSNGFAIGAAYTKDNFTKAVFAREALVIKTQYDSGPFIFAANYGVGKDDTTQAQNRPLELTVVYAPDVHWRVGGGFGYAWATNTTGQKARLQQPFVGAKYLISARTELYAMAAHVKSSNAAAVPASFGPSGGALEVSSSNSMSGIRFGLLHNF from the coding sequence ATGAAAATCTCGTATCACGCAGCGTTCGGTGTCCTCAGTGCTCTGCTTGTGCCCAGCGCCCAAGCCCAGAGCTCCCTGTCCATTTACGGCGTCCTGGACGCGGGTGTCACCTATCTGAGCAATTCCGGAGGGCATTCGCGCACGTCGCTGGATTCCAGCCCCAGCAAGCCTTCGCGCCTGGGAATACGCGGATCGGAAGATCTGGGAGAGGGACTGTCCGCCATCATCAATTTGGAGGCCGGCATTCTCACCGACACGGGTACGCAGTTTGACGCGAACACCTTCTGGAACCGGGAAGCCAGCGTTGGTCTGACCAGTCGCACCTGGGGCACGATCAAGGCCGGTCGAATGCCTGACCTCTCCTACACCGATCTGGGGATTCTGGATGGGACACCCATGATCGAGGGTGGCATGCAGTCAGGCTATACCGGCTTCAGCCGGCCAGCCGGCCAGGCCGGTGCACCACCACCGGTGGACCTTCACTACGGAGGCGCCCGCTACAACAATGCCATCAAGTGGTACAACCAGTTCGGTGCGGTACGTGCCGGCCTCATGTATGCGATGGGTAGTGAAAACAGAACCGACAAGATGTATGGCGCCATGCTGCGGTATTCGTCCAACGGCTTCGCCATCGGTGCCGCGTATACCAAGGACAACTTCACCAAAGCGGTGTTTGCCCGTGAAGCGTTGGTCATCAAAACGCAATATGACAGCGGCCCCTTCATCTTTGCTGCCAACTACGGCGTCGGTAAGGACGACACCACGCAAGCACAGAATCGTCCGCTAGAACTGACCGTGGTCTACGCACCGGATGTCCATTGGCGAGTAGGCGGCGGCTTCGGCTACGCATGGGCAACCAATACCACGGGACAGAAAGCACGGCTCCAGCAACCGTTTGTTGGCGCGAAGTACCTCATCAGTGCCCGCACCGAGCTTTATGCGATGGCCGCACACGTGAAGTCCAGCAATGCAGCCGCAGTGCCTGCATCATTCGGCCCATCGGGTGGAGCATTGGAAGTGTCTTCTTCAAATTCCATGAGTGGGATTCGATTCGGCCTATTGCACAATTTCTGA
- a CDS encoding zinc ribbon domain-containing protein — MQTEQWTCSVCGALHDRDVHASWNILTAQYRHLAGEKITASWRR, encoded by the coding sequence CTGCAAACAGAACAGTGGACCTGCAGCGTATGTGGCGCGCTGCATGACAGGGACGTACATGCTTCCTGGAACATTCTCACAGCGCAATATCGCCACCTCGCCGGAGAAAAAATCACCGCCTCCTGGAGGCGGTGA
- a CDS encoding VOC family protein: MNASPEIYNVGGVELPRPFQLVRLGHLGLWDPKIERCQSTFVDLLGLRYTDDVRVPTGEVIGFFTTCNTDHHALIAMDPTNTDPLRKAYFDAGITLNQLSFQVNSLQEINDAHSFFQRKGVEISRIGRDLPGSNWAVYAFDPDGHRVELFYGMEQIGWNGLSKPAAMYQRLPHTEFELPQRAEALEVQEALANGIDLCSGFGRLSELPYSHDVGGVLLQRPFKVTRVGPVRMFVADIDASELFYTEIIGLQKTQEVIYKGHRCVYLRAGSEHHSVALMPLALREELKFSAKTTLMSLGLQVQTYSQLRAAREFLRSNGLTEVELPCELHPGIQYAAHFMLDDMHRIELYFDMEQIGWNGQPCPDTVPVPVNEWPETLTQTTSIFAGQIRQGPMA, encoded by the coding sequence ATGAACGCATCACCTGAAATTTACAATGTTGGCGGTGTCGAACTACCGCGTCCCTTCCAACTGGTACGCCTAGGGCACCTGGGCTTATGGGATCCGAAAATCGAACGCTGCCAGTCCACTTTCGTTGATCTGTTAGGCCTCAGGTACACAGATGATGTGCGAGTGCCCACTGGGGAGGTCATCGGATTTTTCACTACTTGCAACACCGATCACCATGCCCTGATCGCCATGGATCCGACCAATACAGATCCACTGCGCAAAGCATATTTCGATGCTGGAATCACATTGAACCAATTGTCGTTCCAGGTGAATAGTCTTCAGGAGATCAATGACGCGCACAGCTTCTTTCAGCGAAAAGGGGTGGAAATCAGCCGCATCGGACGAGATCTGCCAGGCAGCAACTGGGCAGTCTATGCATTTGATCCGGATGGGCACCGCGTTGAATTGTTCTACGGCATGGAGCAAATCGGTTGGAACGGCCTAAGCAAGCCCGCCGCCATGTACCAGCGACTGCCACATACGGAGTTCGAGCTCCCGCAACGCGCCGAAGCGCTTGAAGTGCAAGAAGCTCTCGCCAATGGCATCGATCTCTGCTCGGGTTTCGGACGCCTGTCCGAGCTGCCCTACAGCCACGATGTCGGTGGCGTCTTGCTGCAGCGCCCTTTCAAAGTGACGCGCGTGGGACCCGTACGCATGTTCGTTGCGGATATCGATGCGTCGGAACTCTTTTACACAGAGATTATCGGCCTGCAAAAGACGCAGGAAGTGATCTACAAGGGACATCGTTGCGTTTACCTGCGTGCGGGAAGCGAGCATCACAGTGTGGCGTTGATGCCGCTTGCACTGCGCGAGGAACTGAAATTCAGCGCCAAGACGACGTTGATGAGCCTGGGTCTGCAGGTCCAGACATACAGCCAGTTGCGTGCGGCGCGAGAGTTCCTGCGCAGCAATGGCCTCACCGAGGTGGAACTGCCCTGTGAACTCCATCCTGGAATTCAATATGCAGCGCATTTCATGCTGGATGACATGCACCGCATCGAGCTGTACTTCGATATGGAACAGATCGGCTGGAACGGTCAGCCATGCCCTGATACAGTGCCCGTGCCTGTGAATGAATGGCCGGAAACGCTGACTCAGACGACTTCGATTTTTGCTGGTCAGATCCGACAAGGACCTATGGCCTGA
- a CDS encoding tripartite tricarboxylate transporter substrate binding protein, which translates to MLRIEKTEIDRRKVLATLVAGGLMTVPTWANAATYPARPLKNISSSAGGAMGDLLARTLGQNLSEIIGQPFVVENRPGAGGHIAGEAVARSNPDGYTVFIAGASFFALAPILFPTLAYAPEKDLVPVGYVSDAMHLILTNRQIEAKSFEEFMEYAKRKGPDVNFGSAGIGHPLHLYIEQIQKRFGTKMTHIPYGGSPAALQALAANDIQFLVSGVPDAASYSKQLKILAFTGPQVDGIVPASTPNLNTLYPDLAYSGWTAMWMPKKTPPEIVESLAKSLDKLMNSSAYRKGLEAIGNVPMRGGASDVNRQLAADIQTMRAIAREINIKS; encoded by the coding sequence ATGCTTCGAATCGAAAAAACGGAAATTGATCGCCGCAAGGTGCTTGCAACCCTGGTCGCAGGAGGTCTTATGACTGTCCCGACCTGGGCCAACGCCGCGACATATCCAGCGCGTCCATTGAAGAACATTTCATCGAGTGCCGGCGGCGCAATGGGCGACCTGCTTGCGCGCACCTTGGGGCAGAACCTCTCCGAAATCATTGGTCAACCTTTTGTGGTGGAAAACCGCCCAGGCGCAGGAGGCCATATCGCAGGCGAAGCGGTGGCTCGCAGCAACCCGGACGGCTACACCGTATTTATTGCCGGTGCATCGTTCTTTGCGCTCGCACCGATTCTTTTCCCAACGCTGGCATACGCGCCGGAAAAAGATCTGGTGCCCGTCGGCTATGTTTCAGATGCAATGCACCTCATATTGACCAATCGGCAGATTGAAGCCAAAAGTTTTGAGGAGTTCATGGAATATGCAAAGCGCAAAGGACCAGACGTCAATTTTGGATCAGCTGGCATCGGACATCCTTTGCATCTGTACATAGAGCAAATCCAAAAACGATTCGGCACCAAGATGACGCACATACCATATGGAGGTTCTCCAGCGGCGCTCCAGGCATTGGCTGCAAATGACATTCAATTTCTGGTCAGTGGGGTACCCGACGCCGCCTCTTATAGCAAGCAATTGAAGATCTTGGCCTTTACCGGCCCACAAGTCGACGGGATTGTTCCAGCATCCACGCCCAATCTGAATACGCTATATCCCGATCTGGCGTACTCGGGGTGGACGGCGATGTGGATGCCCAAGAAGACTCCTCCGGAGATTGTCGAATCCCTGGCCAAAAGCCTGGATAAATTGATGAACTCCTCGGCCTATCGCAAAGGGCTTGAAGCCATTGGCAATGTGCCTATGCGTGGAGGTGCGAGCGATGTCAATCGCCAGCTTGCTGCCGACATCCAAACCATGCGGGCTATCGCACGCGAAATCAATATTAAAAGCTAA
- a CDS encoding helix-turn-helix domain-containing protein: MTILGSHHSVKSLAKGLAILEAVGHLGKASAAQIASAMAIPRPTAHRLLETLFELGYVQREGLRDGYSLALRVRALAFGCRDDDWIAEIAEPHLAMLSEEVVWPCDIATYQNGAMMIRATTHRRSPLSLERISNGHLVSMLATATGRAYLAFCSDAERSAIIETLDSTDLPERDDMRHPLLLQRELDATRLRGYGVRIRGIQPKTSSIAAPVMAGNLVVACVNINWIDSAVELATILQRHLKPLLAAANGIAAAYSRAMHESDLTSRSRTQKKFDAAETSITIPSGCVAAATKNPRGATTTQDVNL, encoded by the coding sequence TTGACGATTCTTGGCTCACATCACTCAGTCAAGTCCCTGGCCAAGGGGCTGGCAATCCTGGAGGCCGTCGGGCACCTGGGCAAGGCGTCTGCGGCCCAGATTGCCTCTGCCATGGCCATTCCGCGCCCTACCGCACACCGATTGCTGGAGACACTCTTCGAGCTCGGCTACGTGCAGCGCGAAGGGTTGCGTGATGGATACAGCCTTGCCTTGCGCGTGCGCGCACTGGCGTTCGGTTGTCGCGACGACGACTGGATTGCCGAGATTGCCGAGCCGCACCTCGCAATGCTCAGCGAAGAGGTTGTGTGGCCATGCGATATCGCCACGTACCAGAACGGTGCCATGATGATCCGTGCCACCACGCACCGACGCAGCCCCCTGTCGCTCGAACGCATCTCAAACGGGCATCTGGTCTCGATGCTGGCGACTGCGACGGGGCGCGCTTATCTGGCGTTCTGCAGCGACGCCGAACGGAGCGCCATCATCGAGACGCTTGATAGCACCGACCTTCCCGAACGCGACGATATGCGGCATCCATTGCTGCTGCAGCGCGAGCTGGATGCCACAAGGCTGCGCGGATATGGCGTTCGCATCCGTGGCATACAGCCCAAGACCTCAAGCATCGCGGCTCCTGTGATGGCCGGTAATCTGGTGGTCGCTTGCGTGAATATCAACTGGATCGATTCTGCGGTGGAACTGGCCACGATCCTCCAACGCCATCTCAAGCCTTTGCTGGCTGCTGCCAACGGCATTGCCGCAGCATATTCAAGAGCAATGCATGAGTCAGATTTGACTTCCCGATCACGCACTCAAAAGAAATTTGATGCTGCTGAAACCTCCATAACCATACCTTCTGGCTGTGTCGCAGCAGCCACCAAAAATCCAAGAGGCGCTACTACTACTCAGGATGTGAATCTTTAA
- a CDS encoding alpha/beta fold hydrolase → MTTSATRDMDEYRSIWTDLSTTSFRQGFIDAGGIRTRYVQAGQPDAPPLLMLHGTGGSWETFCGNLGPLAQHFNCIAFDMVGSGHSDKPDMGYEIGVYVNHVHAVMKAFGIERASFIGVSLGAWIAARFALTHPQMTDKLVLISPAGLINNAANMAHIVAQRSQAADAPTWDNVKSVFMRLLMEEKSRIDDMVAVRRAIYSLPGAKQATKNVLVLQDPEIRQRNTISEEEWRELSAPVLLIGAVDDPDAYLETAQRLRTLLPNASYVAMHRVGHWGHFEDPVTFNRESLAFLFGR, encoded by the coding sequence ATGACTACATCGGCAACGCGCGACATGGATGAATATCGCAGCATCTGGACAGATCTTTCCACAACGTCCTTTCGCCAAGGCTTTATTGACGCTGGCGGCATTCGCACGCGCTACGTTCAGGCTGGCCAGCCCGATGCACCGCCGCTGTTGATGCTGCACGGCACGGGCGGCAGTTGGGAAACCTTCTGCGGCAACCTCGGCCCGCTCGCGCAGCATTTCAACTGCATCGCTTTCGACATGGTGGGCAGTGGCCACAGCGACAAGCCCGACATGGGCTACGAAATCGGCGTCTACGTCAACCATGTGCACGCGGTGATGAAAGCCTTCGGCATTGAGCGCGCAAGCTTCATCGGTGTCTCGCTGGGCGCGTGGATTGCAGCGCGCTTTGCGCTGACCCATCCGCAAATGACCGACAAGCTGGTGCTGATTTCTCCGGCAGGCTTGATCAACAACGCAGCCAACATGGCCCATATCGTGGCGCAGCGCAGCCAGGCTGCCGACGCACCCACCTGGGACAATGTGAAGAGCGTCTTCATGCGCCTGCTGATGGAGGAAAAAAGTCGCATCGACGATATGGTGGCTGTACGCCGCGCGATCTACTCGCTGCCCGGCGCCAAGCAGGCGACGAAGAACGTTCTGGTGCTCCAGGACCCAGAGATCCGCCAACGCAACACGATCAGCGAGGAGGAGTGGCGTGAGCTGTCCGCCCCCGTGCTGCTGATCGGCGCAGTGGACGATCCGGATGCCTACCTGGAAACTGCTCAACGCCTGCGCACCCTTTTGCCCAACGCCAGCTACGTGGCGATGCATCGGGTCGGGCACTGGGGGCATTTTGAAGATCCGGTGACGTTCAATCGCGAGAGTCTCGCATTCCTGTTCGGGCGATGA